A single window of Nicotiana sylvestris chromosome 5, ASM39365v2, whole genome shotgun sequence DNA harbors:
- the LOC104238718 gene encoding ATP synthase subunit delta', mitochondrial-like, protein MLRHGSRLVSRATTMRWRRPFSTDLAAEAPVDSNFLEAWRKAIPNVEPPKTPSAFMATRPATPSSIPSKLTVNFVLPYSSELSSKEVDMVIIPSTTGQMGVLPGHVATIAELKPGVLSVHEGNDVSKYFVSGGFAFVHANSFADIIAIEAVPLDRVDPNLVQKGLTEFTQKLSTASSDVEKAEAQIGVDVHSALNAALTG, encoded by the exons ATGCTTCGACACGGTTCACGACTCGTATCTAGGGCCACCACGATGAGGTGGCGCCGTCCATTTTCGACCGACCTGGCGGCGGAAGCCCCTGTAGATTCCAACTTCCTGGAGGCATGGAGGAAAGCAATTCCCAACGTAGAACCACCAAAGACTCCATCTGCGTTCATGGCCACTAGGCCCGCAACTCCATCATCCATTCCCTCAAAGCTTACAGTCAACTTCGTCCTTCCTTACTCTTCTGAACTCTCCAGTAAAGAG GTTGACATGGTTATAATCCCCTCAACTACGGGACAGATGGGTGTCTTGCCTGGGCATGTGGCAACAATTGCTGAGCTGAAGCCCGGTGTCCTATCAGTTCATGAAGGCAACGATGTCTCCAAGTATTTTGTGAGTGGTGGGTTTGCATTTGTTCATGCAAATTCTTTTGCAGATATAATTGCTATTGAAGCCGTACCACTTGACCGCGTTGATCCCAATTTGGTTCAGAAGGGCCTGACTGAATTTACCCAAAAGTTAAGCACTGCATCAAGTGATGTAGAGAAAGCTGAAGCCCAGATTGGCGTTGATGTACATAGTGCGCTCAATGCTGCACTTACTGGCTAA
- the LOC138868955 gene encoding uncharacterized protein: protein MTSNIAESLNAVTKEARELPIFDLLEYMRTLLERWMKEKLLKVKGTFTYLGYKFNKEMEKNSTLSQKLRVRASTDHIHTVIDGVKRESLLRTYEIPVNPFPDENKWNVTQHISDEVVNPPTGEKKQPGRPQKERYKTYDELKSKKYKVSCSNCGGEGHNKRSCKNAPKKK from the exons ATGACATCAAACATTGCCGAGTCGTTGAATGCTGTAACAAAAGAGGCAAGAGAGCTGCCAATATTTGACCTATTAGAGTATATGAGGACACTTCTTGAACGTTGGATGAAAGAGAAGTTATTGAAGGTAAAGGGTACTTTCACATACCTTGGGTACAAATTCAACAAAGAAATGGAGAAAAACAGTACATTATCTCAGAAACTTAGG gtgagggcttcaacagaTCATATTCATACTGTGATAGATGGTGTGAAGCG GGAGAGCCTGCTACGTACATATGAAATACCAGTAAATCCCTTTCCTGATGAAAACAAATGGAATGTGACACAACATATATCCGATGAAGTAGTAAATCCACCTACGGGAGAGAAAAAGCAGCCAGGAAGACCTCAAAAGGAAAGATACAAAACATATGATGAACTAAAGTCAAAGAAGTACAAGGTATCATGTAGCAACTGTGGAggtgaagggcataacaaaagatcttgcaagaatgcacccaaaaagaaataa
- the LOC104238719 gene encoding superoxide dismutase [Fe], chloroplastic: protein MMMAATTASANSLSSAFLPRLGFHGSSHQSLQLRTQKFARKAGSGTITAKFELQPPPYPMDALEPHMSSRTFEFHWGKHHRAYVDNLNKQIDGTELDGKTLEDIILVTYNKGAPLPAFNNAAQAWNHQFFWESMKPNGGGEPSGELLELINRDFGSYDAFVKEFKAAAATQFGSGWAWLAYKPEEKKLALVKTPNAENPLVLGYTPLLTIDVWEHAYYLDFQNRRPDYISIFMEKLASWEAVSSRLKAATA from the exons ATGATGATGGCCGCTACCACTGCTTCTGCTAATTCACTGAGCTCTGCTTTTCTTCCCCGCCTAG GATTTCATGGGTCATCTCATCAGAGCCTACAATTGAGAACTCAAAAG TTTGCAAGAAAAGCTGGTTCTGGCACAATAACAGCTAAATTTGAACTCCAGCCTCCTCCTTATCCCATG GATGCTTTGGAGCCTCATATGAGTAGTAGAACATTTGAATTCCACTGGGGGAAGCATCACAGGGCTTATGTCGACAACTTAAACAAGCAAATAGACGGAACAGAACTAGATGGAAAGACACTAGAAGACATAATACTTGTTACATATAACAAAGGTGCTCCCCTCCCAGCATTCAACAATGCTGCTCAG GCCTGGAATCATCAGTTTTTCTGGGAATCAATGAAGCCCAACGGAGGAGGAGAGCCATCTGGTGAATTATTAGAACTAATCAACAGAGACTTTGGTTCCTATGATgcatttgttaaagaatttaagGCAGCTGCGGCAACACAATTTGGCTCTGGTTGGGCCTGGCTCGCGT ACAAACCTGAGGAGAAAAAGCTTGCCTTGGTGAAAACTCCTAATGCTGAAAATCCTCTTGTTTTGGGTTACACA CCGCTCCTCACCATAGACGTTTGGGAG CATGCCTACTATCTGGACTTTCAG AACCGGCGGCCTGACTACATATCCATCTTTATGGAGAAGCTCGCGTCGTGGGAAGCAGTCAGTTCTAGGCTTAAAGCAGCAACAGCTTGA